CGACCTGAATGATTCTGAAGCCCCCTTTTATACCAGTTTGCTTCAGACCCCATCGGGTACATTATACGCAGCCTTAAGTGCGTTTACTTCTCTGGGCTATCGGCAGGCATATGCAGGCATCTACCAAAGAGAGTCCCCTAACAACTGGGTTGATATAACTCCCACCCAATGGTCAGATGGACATGATCGTACTGTTATGGCCTATGCACCTACGGATGAGGAGGTCATTTACACTTTGAGTGATGGAAGAGATCTGGAGCTGTGGAAACGAAAAAATAACCTATGGCAGAATCGATCGATGAATTTGCCTGGGCTTCAGGATACTTTGCCTTCCTTAGATACGCAAGAGTCTTACAATATGGTGATCAAGGTTCATCCAGAAAATGAGAACGTGGTTTTCGCTGGAGGGACCAATCTCTATCGGTCATCTGATGGATTTGCTACTTCCAATAATTCTCGATGGATTGGAGGCTATAATCCAGGACCTGAAGAGGGGAATTTGTATCCTGGACATCACCCAGATCAGCATGAACTCGTGTTTCTACCTTCTGATCCGAATACTATGTTTTCGGCCAACGACGGTGGGGTTCGGCTTACCAGAGACAATCTTGCGGATAAGGTCAGCTGGACAGCTAAAAATGAGGGCTATGTCACTTCCCAGTTTTATACAATTGCATTGAGTCAGCAGGAGGGGAGTTTGAAAGCACTGGGTGGCATGCAGGATAATGGCACCTATCTCAAGATTTTGGGTAGTGACAATTCCACCTGGAGGTACCTTTTGGGTGGTGATGGTTCATATGTAGCGACTACTCCCAACGATACCTATTGGTATGCTTCTTTTCAATCGGGGAGTACTTTTCGTCTATCGCTCAACAATAGCAACGAACTGGTTTCATTTGCTGAGGTAGATCCGGTAGGTGGAGAAGGCTATTTGTTCATTAATCCATTTGTTTTAGATCCGAACAACTTCAACCGTATGTATATGGCCGGAGGAAATGTAATATGGAGAAATGACAATCTTTCACAGGTCCCTTCTGGAAAACAACAACCTACGCCGATCAACTGGTCTAAGATTGAAAGTACCGAAAGTGAAGTAGGTGCCGTTTCGGCCATGGCGATTTCCACACGTCCTGGTCATGTGCTCTACTGGGGCACAAGCTATGGAGCGGTTTTTAAGACCATCTATGCCAATACAGATAGCGCAGAGACCTTCTTTCTGTTTCAACATGTGGTAACTGATGAAGGGGGAAATCCATCCAGTGGTTATATCTCCAATGTTTCTGTGAACCCGTCCAATGCAGACCAGGTTTTATTTTCATATGCCAACTACCATTTTCCAAGTTTGTTTTATTCGGAAGATGGTGGGGCGACCTTTACAGATGTAGGGGGCAATCTAGAGGAAAATCCAGATGGCAGTGGGAGCGGTCCTAGTGTTCGTTGGAATCAGATCATACCTTTAGCAGATGGCAGTTCGATGTATTTTACTGCGACCAGTACGGGGTTATACAGTACAAGGGAGCTAAATGGTGCTTCGACTGTTTGGGTCAAGGAGGGAGACGAGACCATTGGTAATTCGGTGATTAGAATGATGGATTATCGCTCTTCTGATGGGACTT
This is a stretch of genomic DNA from Reichenbachiella ulvae. It encodes these proteins:
- a CDS encoding FlgD immunoglobulin-like domain containing protein gives rise to the protein MIKTCRAFTSAVGIFLFILVFSCTAPETQEEVSIEAPHAIGSKENPQARLEFEMMQLVDPATGRLPININHDQLAYAARMQSEQPQARRLTQDWNAKGPANVGGRTRALAVDVTDEDVLLAGGVSGGMYRSTDQGNSWTRTTHPSILNSISCITQDKRPGHENVWYYGTGELRGNSPRATGAPYRGDGIYKSTDGGLSWDILPSTSNNRLTDFESPFNYVWSIEVDPNGVIYAALYGCVVKSEDDGVSWEVVLGPDLLNPQSLDPPITDLNDSEAPFYTSLLQTPSGTLYAALSAFTSLGYRQAYAGIYQRESPNNWVDITPTQWSDGHDRTVMAYAPTDEEVIYTLSDGRDLELWKRKNNLWQNRSMNLPGLQDTLPSLDTQESYNMVIKVHPENENVVFAGGTNLYRSSDGFATSNNSRWIGGYNPGPEEGNLYPGHHPDQHELVFLPSDPNTMFSANDGGVRLTRDNLADKVSWTAKNEGYVTSQFYTIALSQQEGSLKALGGMQDNGTYLKILGSDNSTWRYLLGGDGSYVATTPNDTYWYASFQSGSTFRLSLNNSNELVSFAEVDPVGGEGYLFINPFVLDPNNFNRMYMAGGNVIWRNDNLSQVPSGKQQPTPINWSKIESTESEVGAVSAMAISTRPGHVLYWGTSYGAVFKTIYANTDSAETFFLFQHVVTDEGGNPSSGYISNVSVNPSNADQVLFSYANYHFPSLFYSEDGGATFTDVGGNLEENPDGSGSGPSVRWNQIIPLADGSSMYFTATSTGLYSTRELNGASTVWVKEGDETIGNSVIRMMDYRSSDGTFIVATHGNGVFETTIETPESVLPESGDVSGLQIVKGYPNPFEETIKIQFKIPEEDRVVVHVLNSSGQLIKSILDSRQFAGDVQVSWDGTNVVGGPVDDGLYFYRIYYQGKMKSGKMLYFKK